Proteins from a single region of Dictyostelium discoideum AX4 chromosome 5 chromosome, whole genome shotgun sequence:
- the psmD3 gene encoding 26S proteasome non-ATPase regulatory subunit 3: MADIEMSEASKTPVVAEEVVDPVQKANEASLLTFADLKKNIGLIDKGVDTKEMRFIISVLRQTQSIRKKLNYKVLNQIVNFAFSHQNHATKKNFLLSFLKSDGSSMDIDSTTQAEKETTPSSSSSHLNIEVESYIHLLVLIYLIDQKKYEDATKCSSALMETVQSNTRITLYPLSSKIFFYYSLSYEMTNNLHEVRSTLLSALRTATLRHNDEGQATIINLLLRNYLEYNLFEQADKLLANTQFPESASSNQFARYFYYQGRIRAIQLEYAESFKFLTQAIRKAPQNTAGGFRRTVYKLLSIVQLLMGEIPERNTFSQKQLKIALKPYFHLTEAVRVGDLGSFNQALEQNSDIFKSDQTFTLVQRLRSNVIKAGLKKLNTAYSRISFNDICTKLKFDGTTQDIMFIIAKTIKDGVIDATINYEGGYLQSRENIDAYSTQEPLHAFSNRIDICLKIHNDSLKAMRFHPDLNKAETEKIAEVAKTIKEEMERQAEESSDNEGDSDF, encoded by the exons atggctGATATTGAAATGTCCGAAGCATCAAAAACTCCAGTTGTTGCTGAAGAAGTTGTAGATCCAGTTCAAAAAGCTAATGAAGCATCATTATTAACTTTTGCTG atttaaaaaaaaatattggatTAATTGATAAAGGTGTAGATACAAAAGAAAtgagatttattattagtgtTCTTAGACAAACACAATCAATTAGAAAGAAATTAAActataaagttttaaatcaaattgttAATTTTGCATTCTCTCATCAAAATCATGCCACAAagaaaaactttttattatcatttttaaag tctGATGGTAGTTCAATGGATATTGATTCTACTACACAAGCAGAAAAAGAAActacaccatcatcatcatcatcacattTGAATATTGAAGTTGAAAGTTATATTCACCTTTtagtattaatatatttaattgatcaaaaaaaatatgaagaTGCAACCAAATGTTCATCAGCTCTTATGGAGACTGTTCAATCTAACACAAGAATTACTCTCTAtccattatcatcaaaaattttcttttattatagtTTATCTTATGAAATGACAAATAATCTTCATGAAGTTAGATc aacattATTATCAGCACTTCGTACAGCAACATTAAGACATAATGATGAAGGTCAagcaacaattattaatttattattgagaaattatttagaatataatttatttgaacaaGCAGATAAATTATTGGCCAATACACAATTCCCAGAATCTGCATCAAGCAATCAATTTGCACGTTATTTCTACTATCAAGGTAGAATTAGAGCCATTCAATTAGAGTATGctgaatcatttaaattccTCACACAAGCAATTAGAAAAGCACCACAAAACACTGCTGGTGGTTTCAGAAGAACTGTTTATAAACTTTTATCAATCGTTCAATTATTGATGGGTGAAATTCCAGAAAGAAATACTTTCtcacaaaaacaattaaaaattgcaCTCAAACCATACTTTCATTTAACTGAAGCCGTTAGAGTTGGTGATTTAGGTTCTTTCAATCAAGCTTTGGAACAAAATTCAGACATTTTCAAATCAGATCAAACTTTTACCCTTGTTCAAAGATTACGTTCAAATGTTATCAAAGCTGgacttaaaaaattaaatactgCTTACTCTAGAATCTCTTTCAATGATATTtgtacaaaattaaaatttgatggTACTACTCAAGATATCATGTTTATTATTGCAAAG ACTATTAAAGATGGTGTTATTGATGCAACTATAAATTATGAAGGTGGTTACCTCCAAAGTAGAGAAAATATTGATGCTTATTCAACTCAAGAACCATTACATGCTTTCTCCAATAGAATTGATATTTGTTTAAAGATTCACAATGATTCCCTTAAAGCTATGAGATTCCATccagatttaaataaagctGAAACTGAAAAGATTGCTGAAGTAGCCAAAACTATTAAAGAAGAAATGGAAAGACAAGCTGAAGAAAGCTCTGATAATGAAGGTGATTCTGATTTTtaa
- the erf1 gene encoding eukaryotic petide chain release factor subunit 1, translating into MSAVDDQQNADKQVEQWKIKKLIKNLEAARGNGTSMISLIIRPGDQIAKVNKMLAEEYGTASNIKSRVNRLSVLGAITSAQQRLKLYTKVPDNGLVIYCGTMVTDEGKEKPVRIDIEPFKPINTSLYLCDNKFHTAPLGELLESDEKFGFIVVDGNGALFGLLCGSTRTVLHKITVDLPKKHGRGGQSALRFARLRMEKRHNYVRKVSELATQFYVTNDKPNVSGLILAGSADFKTELGTSDMFDQRLREKIIKIVDVSYGGDNGFNQAIELSGEVLSSVKFIQEKKLISQFFEEIAQDTGKYCFGIADTLKALDLGAAHTLIVWESLETIRYLLRLPTGEEKVIFLNKDQNKDASVFKDKESGLDYEIVEEMPIVEWFANNYKNFGASLEFVTNKSQEGSQFCKGFGGLGGLLRYQVDFAQLNDFDNPDENEYDDSDSDF; encoded by the exons atgtCAGCTGTTGATGATCAACAAAATGCAGATAAGCAAGTTGAACAAtggaaaatcaaaaaattaattaaaaatttggaaGCTGCCAGAGG taatggTACATCTatgatttcattaattattcGTCCAGGTGATCAAATTGcaaaagttaataaaatgTTAGCAGAAGAGTATGGTACAgcatcaaatattaaatcaagagTTAATAGATTATCAGTATTGGGTGCAATTACATCAGCACAACAAAGATTAAAGTTATATACTAAAGTACCAGATAATGGTTTAGTTATTTATTGCGGTACAATGGTTACAGATGAAGGTAAAGAGAAACCAGTACGTATCGATATTGAACCATTCAAACCAATCAATACCTCACTCTATTTATGTGATAATAAATTCCATACAGCACCATTGGGTGAATTATTAGAGAGTGATGAAAAGTTTGGTTTCATCGTCGTAGATGGTAATGGTGCACTCTTTGGTTTATTATGTGGTTCAACCAGAACAGTTCTCCATAAGATTACAGTAGATCTCCCAAAGAAACACGGTCGTGGTGGTCAATCTGCCCTTCGTTTCGCTCGTCTTCGTATGGAAAAACGTCACAATTACGTTCGTAAAGTTTCAGAGTTGGCCACCCAATTCTACGTCACCAATGATAAACCAAACGTTTCAGGTTTGATTTTAGCTGGTTCTGCCGATTTCAAGACTGAACTTGGTACCTCTGATATGTTTGATCAACGTCTTCGTGAAAAGATCATTAAAATCGTCGATGTTTCCTAtggtggtgataatggtTTCAATCAAGCTATCGAATTATCTGGTGAAGTTCTCTCAAGTGTCAAATTCATTCAAGAGAAGAAATTAATCTCACAATTCTTTGAAGAGATCGCACAAGACACTGGTAAGTATTGTTTCGGTATCGCTGATACTTTGAAAGCTTTGGACTTGGGTGCTGCTCACACTTTAATCGTTTGGGAATCATTGGAAACAATTCGTTACTTACTTCGTTTACCAACTGGTGAAGAGAAAGTcatctttttaaataaagatcaAAATAAAGATGCCTCTGTCTTTAAGGATAAAGAATCTGGTCTTGACTATGAAATCGTCGAAGAAATGCCAATCGTTGAGTGGTTCGCCAATAACTACAAAAACTTTGGTGCCTCTCTCGAATTCGTCACCAACAAATCTCAAGAAGGTTCACAATTCTGTAAAGGTTTTGGTGGTTTGGGTGGTTTACTCCGTTATCAAGTAGATTTCGCTCAACTCAATGATTTCGATAATCCAGATGAGAATGAATACGATGATAGTGATTCAGACTTTTga
- a CDS encoding DNAJ heat shock N-terminal domain-containing protein, protein MDHEECKTQGNNYFKQSQYMDAIRCYTQAIELSNGTIAAYYGNRAAAYLAICTKSSLQDSIKDSLKAIELERSFIKGYTRASKAYIHLAQYDQAASIIVRGLVFDPRNNELLQEKNQIDSIQRTISSLTKEKALSNPSSSLNQIENVLSQSKYNTQLQVLKARVLIELKQYPQASNLMTTLLQEDSRNPEYLYVRGLSLYYQNNFPLALQHFQNSLTYDPDYSESRVALKRLRSIESKKKEGNEYFQSKNYQAAYDSFTEALSIDPKLETMNSQLYSNRAAALVHLNRISEAINDCTSAVTIDPNYGKAYIRRAQCQMKQENYEDAVRDYEKAQSLDPENGELQRNIKEAKIAHKKSLRKDYYKILGVSKEAGETEIKKAYRKLALQYHPDKNNQLPEEEKAQAEKMFKDIGEAYSVLSDEKKKRQYDMGQDENGMPFDADMGGVDINSVFSQFFNQGGMGGGMGGGGFGGMGGGGFGGMGGGGFSGMGGGGGFGGMPFGFDMGGGGGYGGMGGGFGGHSGHSHGGSRSRSSRGGNEYR, encoded by the exons atggatcACGAAGAATGCAAAACACAAGGTAATAACTACTTTAAACAATCCCAATATATGGATGCAATTAGATGTTATACACAAGCAATTG AATTATCAAATGGCACAATTGCAGCATATTATGGAAACAGAGCAGCAGCATATTTAGCAATTTGtacaaaatcatcattacaagattcaattaaagattcATTAAAAGCAATTGAATTAGAAAGAAGTTTCATTAAAGGTTATACAAGAGCATCAAAAGCATATATTCATTTAGCACAATATGATCAAGCTGCCTCAATTATTGTACGTGGTTTAGTATTTGATCCAAGAAATAACGAATTATTACAagaaaagaatcaaattgattcaatacAAAGAACCATTTCATCACTCACCAAAGAGAAAGCTTTATCAAATCCATCCTCAagtttaaatcaaattgaaaatgtacTTTCACaatcaaaatataatacACAACTTCAAGTTTTAAAAGCAAGAGTgttaatagaattaaaacaatatcCACAAGCTTCAAATTTAATGAC TACATTATTACAAGAAGATTCAAGAAATCCAGAATATTTATATGTTAGAGGTTTATCattatattatcaaaataatttccCATTGGCTCTTCAACATTTCCAAAATTCATTAACATATGATCCAGATTATTCAGAGAGTAGAGTGGCATTAAAGAGATTAAGAAGTATagaatcaaaaaagaaagaaggtAATGAATATTTCCAATCTAAAAATTATCAAGCTGCTTATGATTCATTCACTGAAGCTCTTTCAATTGATCCAAAATTAGAAACTATGAATTCTCAACTTTATTCAAATAGAGCTGCTGCATTAGTTCat ttaAATAGAATTAGTGAAGCAATTAATGATTGCACAAGTGCAGTTACAATTGATCCAAATTATGGTAAAGCATATATTAGAAGAGCACAATGCCAAATGAAACAAGAAAACTATGAAGATGCAGTTAGAGATTATGAGAAAGCACAAAGTTTAGATCCAGAGAATGGTGAATTACAAAGAAACATTAAAGAAGCAAAGATTGCTCATAAGAAATCATTAAGAAAAGATTATTACAAGATATTAGGTGTTTCAAAGGAAGCAGGTGAAACAGAGATTAAGAAAGCTTATAGAAAATTAGCATTACAATATCATCCAGACAAGAATAATCAATTACCAGAGGAAGAGAAAGCACAAGCtgaaaaaatgtttaaagaTATTGGTGAGGCATACAGTGTTTTAAGTGATGAGAAAAAGAAACGTCAATACGATATGGGTCAAGATGAAAATGGTATGCCATTCGATGCCGATATGGGTGGTGTTGATATCAATAGTGTGTTCTCACAATTCTTTAACCAAGGTGGTATGGGAGGTGGTATGGGAGGTGGAGGCTTTGGTGGCATGGGAGGCGGAGGTTTCGGCGGTATGGGAGGTGGAGGTTTCAGCGGTATgggaggtggtggtggtttcgGTGGAATGCCATTTGGTTTCGATATGGGAGGTGGTGGCGGCTATGGTGGCATGGGTGGCGGTTTTGGTGGTCATAGTGGTCATTCTCATGGTGGAAGTAGAAGTAGATCCTCAAGAGGTGGCAATGAATATAGATAA
- a CDS encoding hypothetical protein (Gll1470 protein), whose amino-acid sequence MSDTSNDLNLISIDLVVNNKDSRYLESFKPSNNDFSLFFEIIPEEETRSTLIQIDNFGNRIDLIPKKFNIISSIIEYGGNSITIINEPKSNKDEEFLILFSECETQELYLFHPYKVNDEPKKLIFKNKNTTNSTNSNKLRFSSGSVNKENEKVIMVCEDHTNEKEVLHYLVEINLKTNEIEIIEKGHDFYAYPTLYNGKDKSSSSSSSSSSSSSSSSSLLAYIYWNFPNMPWDNSNVCIKDLKTNEIINISNGYEESVLNPIWNEFDDCLYFISDLNGYWTIHKYDLKSKKRSQVISSELIDFKEIGEPMWYFGRSYYGFITPSKLIAALADYGLVIFNIETNQVEQIIRNQFSHVKSIVASPSLSTALFIGGSSTVMFSPIKLNYNSDSKKCEFKQLLNVKGGESITDSMISKPIEIEFNTSSKSDNLIEKAFAYYYPPTFKKDSSTTTTPPPPLLVKSHGGPTDRAYSVLNYEYQYWTSRGFAILDVNYRGSSGFGKRYRKLLNGNWGLYDNADLVNAALHMVKMGLADKDKMFIDGGSAGGFATLCSLTFYDIFKGGCSYYGVADLETLFKETHKFESRYQDTLITEMKLDGPNGEWKRIYKDRSPINHLDLLKSPIALFHGLEDHVVPYNQSVLMYDHLKSKGIPSILELFPGEGHGFLSKDNIIKCLEYEYIFFCKLLNQLPIGIKYNNNNTILS is encoded by the exons ATGAGTGATACAAGTAATGATCTAAAcctaatttcaattgatttggtTGTTAATAATAAGGATTCAAGGTACTTAGAAAGTTTTAAaccatcaaataatgatttctctttattttttgaaataataccAGAGGAAGAAACAAGATCAACTCTAAttcaaattgataattttggtaatagaat tgatttaataccaaaaaagtttaatataataagttcaataattgaatatggtggtaattcaattacaataattaatgaaccaaaatcaaataagGATGaggaatttttaattttattctcAGAATGTGAAACTCaagaattatatttattccATCCATATAAAGTGAATGATGAaccaaagaaattaatttttaaaaacaaaaacaccACAAATTCCactaatagtaataaattaaGATTTTCAAGTGGTTCcgttaataaagaaaatgaaaaggTTATTATGGTTTGTGAAGATCAtacaaatgaaaaagaagttttacattatttagttgaaattaatttaaaaaccaatgaaattgaaatcattgaaaaagGTCATGACTTTTATGCTTATCCAACACTTTATAATGGTAAAgataaatcatcatcatcatcatcatcatcatcatcatcatcatcatcatcatcatcattattagcTTATATTTATTGGAATTTTCCAAATATGCCATGGGATAATTCAAATGTTTgtataaaagatttaaaaaccaatgaaattataaatataagtAATGGTTATGAAGAATCAGTATTGAATCCAATTTGgaatgaatttgatgattgtTTATACTTTATTTCAGATTTAAATGGTTATTGGACCATTCATaaatatgatttaaaatcaaagaaaagaaGTCAAGTAATCTCATcggaattaattgattttaaagaaattggtgAACCAATGTGGTATTTTGGTAGAAGTTATTATGGTTTCATTACACCAAGCAAATTAATTGCAGCTTTAGCAGATTATGGTTTGgtaattttcaatattgaAACTAATCAAGTTGAACAAATCATTAGAAATCAATTCTCTCATGTTAAATCAATAGTTGCGTCACCATCACTATCAACTGCATTATTTATTGGTGGTTCATCAACTGTAATGttttcaccaattaaattaaactaTAATAGTGATTCAAAGAAATGTGAATTTAAACAACTTTTAAATGTTAAAGGTGGTGAATCAATTACTGACTCAATGATttcaaaaccaattgaaattgaatttaatacatCAAGTAAatctgataatttaattgaaaaagctTTTGCATATTATTATCCACCAACTTTTAAGAAAGattcttcaacaacaacaacaccaccaccaccattattagtTAAATCACATGGTGGACCAACAGATAGAGCATATTCTGTATTAAATTATGAATATCAATATTGGACTAGTAGAGGATTTGCAATTTTAGATGTTAATTATAGAGGTTCGAGTGGATTTGGTAAGAGATATAGAAAATTGTTAAATGGAAATTGGGGTCTTTATGATAATGCTGATTTAGTAAATGCAGCATTACATATGGTTAAAATGGGATTAGctgataaagataaaatgtTTATTGATGGTGGAAGTGCTGGTGGGTTTGCAACATTATGTAGTTTAACATTTTATGATATTTTCAAAGGTGGTTGTTCCTATTATGGTGTGGCAGATTTAGAAACACTATTCAAAGAAACTCATAAATTTGAAAGTAGATATCAAGATACTTTAATCACTGAAATGAAACTTGATGGACCAAATGGAGAATGGAAAAGAATCTATAAAGATAGATCACCAATTAATCATTTAGACCTATTGAAATCACCAATTGCTTTATTTCATGGTTTAGAGGATCATGTAGTTCCATACAATCAATCAGTATTAATGTATgatcatttaaaatcaaaaggaATTCCCTcaattttagaattattcCCTGGCGAAGGTCACGGTTTTCTGTCAAAAGATAACATCATCAAATGTTTAGAATATgaatatatctttttttgtaaattattaaatcaattaccaattggtataaaatataataataacaatacaattttatcttaa
- the cbpH gene encoding calcium-binding protein: MSRIYEQIEKDVEKIIGQYDGDKNGEVTINEAIEFFKRMGSKYPEKCAIVLFKMYDLDNEGKISYDEIQEEIFKRYQDKVREDQIKQYFQDDIEAFLLRYDKNRDNRIDFKELEQCFESIGSDHPKENANHIFTEIDKNRDGYLTIAEIKNYCRNTIRSKPYYQS, encoded by the exons ATGTCAAGAATATATGAACAAATAGAAAAAGATGTTGAAA aaataattggTCAATATGATGGAGATAAAAATGGAGAAGTAACTATAAATGAAgctattgaattttttaaaaggatGGGATCAAAATATCCAGAGAAATGTgcaattgtattatttaaaatgtatGATCTAGATAATGAAG GAAAAATTTCATATGATGAAATTCAGgaagaaatatttaaaagatatcaAGATAAAGTAAGAGAGgatcaaataaaacaatattttCAAGATGATATTGAAGCATTTCTATTGAGATATGATAAAAATAGAGATAAtagaattgattttaaagaacTTGAACAATGTTTTGAAAGTATTGGTTCAGATCATCCAAAAGAAAATGCTAATCATATTTTCactgaaattgataaaaacaGAGATGGATATTTAACTATtgctgaaattaaaaattattgtaGAAATACTATTCGTTCAAAACCATATTACCAATCATAA
- a CDS encoding transmembrane protein, which yields MKLKIGIALSVIVLVCCIISFALPWYQIEKKETKILDKVVVQYSWKKFSCQTDGEDKLTLNYDDDEIDSNSIATKLCVASALVNPLSVDNISKILNSSLSFLVIASALALGTALLQLILLLSPKLCRSCVWKLLCIGCSIATIVMLFISFFTFLGAPKAFYDDTEVLSANLLGACEERWCDKIIGDDDYFKWLPGGGWWSTLCGCFTALVAGIFTLASHR from the exons atgaaattaaaaattggaatTGCATTATCAGTAATTGTTTTAGTTTGTtgtataatttcttttgcaTTACC atggtatcaaattgaaaagaaagaaacTAAAATACTAGACAAAGTTGTAGTACAATATAGTTGGAAAAAATTCTCATGCCAAACTGATGGTGAAGAT aaattaacattaaattatgatgatgatgaaattgattcaaattcaattgcaACCAAACTTTGTGTTGCATCAGCTCTTGTAAATCCACTCAGTgttgataatatttcaaaaattttaaactcTTCACTTAGTTTCTTGGTAATTGCATCAGCTCTTGCTCTTGGTACTGCtcttttacaattaattCTTCTTTTATCACCAAAATTATGCAGATCATGCGTTTGGAAACTTTTATGTATTGGTTGTTCAATTGCAACCATTGTCATGTTATTCATATCATTCTTTACATTTTTGGGTGCACCAAAAGCATTCTATGATGATACTGAAGTTCTTAGTGCCAATCTTCTTGGAGCATGTGAAGAGAGATGGTgtgataaaattattggtGATGACGATTATTTCAAATGGTTACCAGGTGGTGGATGGTGGTCAACCTTATGTGGATGTTTTACTGCTTTGGTAGCTGGTATTTTCACATTAGCTTCTCacagataa